One stretch of Amycolatopsis tolypomycina DNA includes these proteins:
- a CDS encoding RICIN domain-containing protein: MVPTRRSFKAVLLVVVAALLGASPAATAQTSGPTTIFQPTAAAGYANPGAMYARAITLHHNGEANGTLFSTFEVYRSAGAPAFPVYRSGDAGKSWTYVSQVTDTVNGYGMRWNPEIYELPDRLGTLPAGTLLVSGLSVPADMHSTEILLYASTDLGKTWKLLSSVAKGGVASVSDPNTPIWEPVLLMRNGKLIVYYSDQRDNAHHSQKLVHQVTTDGRTWGPVVDDVAYPAQRARPGMATVAELPGGRWIMTYEYCNAPQGSCPVYYKIATDPEKFGQADDNQIVLDNGAKPCCQPFVVWTPSGGPQGTIVVSNGGGTDLAVNTAGGDPTQWRSQASNAPGGYSRGLMVMPDGNTVMSITGGWHDSTYLNTVEFALDHVAPGLSTGATYTLTNDHSRLNLGVNGSSVVQQSAATPWVITRQPTGYFTVATGGRVLSVVGGSTLDGAWLELRTPSPGSATQEWAVVQQPDGTYELANRKSGKLLEDLAWATTPGAPMAQWSDADGRNQRWTLHQTALPNLTTGDFTIQNKLGKYLEIAAGSTAPGTQADQWWYANQPWHLWRFTTANGGYRIVNAKSGLALTDTHPAAGEAITQTAVDPGNAQQVWTLVPSGDQTLIKNAGSGRYITIAGGSPSNLAKAVSWTKIETPDQFWTVRRIN; this comes from the coding sequence ATGGTCCCCACCCGACGATCCTTCAAGGCGGTGCTGCTCGTCGTCGTCGCGGCGCTGCTGGGCGCGAGCCCGGCGGCGACCGCGCAGACGAGCGGCCCGACGACGATCTTCCAGCCGACGGCCGCCGCGGGGTACGCCAATCCCGGCGCGATGTACGCGCGGGCGATCACCCTGCACCACAACGGCGAGGCCAACGGGACGCTGTTCTCGACGTTCGAGGTCTACCGGAGCGCGGGTGCCCCGGCGTTCCCGGTGTACCGCAGCGGCGACGCCGGGAAGAGCTGGACGTACGTCTCCCAGGTGACCGACACGGTCAACGGCTACGGCATGCGCTGGAACCCGGAGATCTACGAGCTGCCGGACCGGCTCGGCACGCTCCCGGCGGGCACCCTGCTCGTCTCGGGGCTGTCGGTGCCCGCGGACATGCACTCCACCGAGATCCTGCTCTACGCCAGTACCGATCTCGGGAAGACGTGGAAGCTGCTGAGCTCCGTGGCCAAGGGCGGCGTGGCGTCGGTGTCCGATCCGAACACGCCGATCTGGGAACCGGTGCTGCTCATGCGCAACGGCAAGCTGATCGTGTACTACTCCGACCAGCGAGACAACGCGCACCACTCGCAGAAGCTCGTCCACCAGGTCACCACCGACGGCCGGACGTGGGGGCCGGTGGTCGACGACGTCGCCTACCCGGCGCAGCGGGCGCGGCCCGGCATGGCGACGGTCGCCGAGCTGCCCGGCGGCCGGTGGATCATGACCTACGAGTACTGCAACGCGCCGCAGGGCAGCTGCCCGGTGTACTACAAGATCGCCACCGACCCGGAGAAGTTCGGCCAGGCCGACGACAACCAGATCGTCCTCGACAACGGCGCGAAGCCGTGCTGCCAGCCGTTCGTCGTCTGGACGCCGTCGGGTGGGCCGCAGGGCACGATCGTGGTCAGCAACGGCGGCGGGACCGACCTCGCCGTCAACACCGCGGGTGGTGATCCCACGCAGTGGCGGTCGCAGGCGTCCAACGCCCCCGGCGGGTACAGCCGCGGCCTGATGGTGATGCCGGACGGCAACACCGTCATGTCGATCACCGGCGGCTGGCACGACAGCACCTACCTCAACACCGTCGAGTTCGCCCTCGACCACGTCGCCCCGGGCCTTTCGACGGGGGCGACGTACACGCTGACCAACGACCACTCGCGCCTGAACCTGGGCGTCAACGGCTCGTCGGTGGTCCAGCAGAGCGCCGCGACGCCCTGGGTGATCACCCGCCAGCCGACCGGGTACTTCACGGTGGCCACCGGCGGCCGCGTCCTGTCTGTCGTCGGCGGGTCCACACTGGACGGTGCGTGGCTGGAGCTGCGCACGCCCTCGCCGGGTTCGGCGACCCAGGAATGGGCGGTCGTCCAGCAGCCGGACGGGACGTACGAGCTGGCGAACCGCAAGAGCGGCAAGCTCCTGGAGGACCTCGCCTGGGCCACGACGCCGGGCGCCCCGATGGCGCAGTGGTCGGACGCCGACGGCCGCAACCAGCGCTGGACGCTGCACCAGACGGCGCTGCCGAACCTGACGACCGGCGACTTCACGATCCAGAACAAGCTGGGCAAGTACCTGGAGATCGCGGCCGGTTCGACGGCCCCGGGCACCCAGGCCGACCAGTGGTGGTACGCCAACCAGCCGTGGCACCTGTGGCGCTTCACCACGGCGAACGGCGGCTACCGGATCGTGAACGCGAAGTCCGGCCTGGCCCTGACCGACACCCACCCGGCGGCCGGCGAGGCGATCACCCAGACGGCCGTCGACCCGGGCAACGCCCAGCAGGTGTGGACGCTGGTGCCGAGCGGGGACCAGACGCTGATCAAGAACGCGGGCAGCGGCCGGTACATCACCATCGCAGGCGGCTCGCCGTCGAACCTGGCGAAGGCGGTGTCCTGGACGAAGATCGAGACGCCTGACCAGTTCTGGACGGTGCGCCGGATCAACTGA
- a CDS encoding ABC transporter substrate-binding protein, producing the protein MPELVPNHAFSRRSFLAAAGAVSLGAALAACSGGGSTAAPAAEKVSQADIDKAMATPTELVFWSWAPEIEQEVALFTKKYPAIKVTVQNAGQGTPQYTKLRTALQAGTGAPDLAQVEFQYLPTFTVLDSLLDLRPYGADALKAKFVDWTWGQVSGPNGEVFAIPQDTGPMGLLYRQDIFDRYGIAVPKTWDEFADAARKLHAAAPDVYLTNLASNQPAAWHGLLWQAGDKPYTMSGKSDITVAVNSPAAKKLAGYWGGLAKEGVIGTETDFTDSWYASLNNGKYATWITAAWGPAFLSGSAKATAGKWRAAPLPQWDAAKPSSGNWGGSTTAVLKGTKNPIAAAMFAQFLNSDPESAKMFATKQLFFPATKALLADPSFAGDTPSFYGGQKVNEVFSAIGETVSPEFQWPPFLDQAVTDWTETVGKSLADKTDTVAALDQWQSRITTFAKNQGFTVQGG; encoded by the coding sequence ATGCCCGAACTCGTCCCGAACCACGCCTTCAGCCGCCGGTCCTTCCTCGCCGCGGCCGGCGCGGTCTCGCTCGGTGCCGCACTGGCCGCGTGCAGCGGCGGCGGGAGCACCGCCGCGCCCGCCGCCGAGAAGGTGAGCCAGGCCGACATCGACAAGGCGATGGCGACGCCCACCGAACTGGTCTTCTGGAGCTGGGCCCCGGAGATCGAGCAGGAAGTCGCCCTGTTCACGAAGAAGTACCCGGCGATCAAGGTCACCGTGCAGAACGCCGGCCAGGGCACGCCGCAGTACACGAAGCTGCGGACCGCGCTGCAGGCCGGCACCGGCGCGCCCGACCTGGCGCAGGTCGAGTTCCAGTACCTGCCGACCTTCACGGTCCTCGACAGCCTGCTCGACCTCCGCCCGTACGGCGCCGACGCGCTGAAGGCCAAGTTCGTCGACTGGACGTGGGGCCAGGTCAGCGGCCCGAACGGCGAGGTCTTCGCCATCCCGCAGGACACCGGCCCGATGGGCCTGCTCTACCGGCAGGACATCTTCGACCGATACGGCATCGCGGTGCCGAAGACGTGGGACGAGTTCGCGGACGCGGCGCGGAAACTGCACGCCGCCGCACCGGACGTCTACCTGACCAACCTCGCCTCCAACCAGCCGGCGGCCTGGCACGGCCTGCTCTGGCAGGCGGGCGACAAGCCCTACACGATGTCCGGCAAGAGCGACATCACGGTCGCCGTCAACAGCCCGGCCGCCAAGAAGCTCGCCGGCTACTGGGGCGGGCTGGCCAAGGAAGGCGTCATCGGGACCGAGACGGACTTCACCGACTCCTGGTACGCCTCGCTCAACAACGGCAAGTACGCCACCTGGATCACCGCGGCCTGGGGCCCGGCCTTCCTGTCCGGCTCGGCCAAGGCCACCGCGGGCAAGTGGCGGGCCGCGCCGCTCCCGCAGTGGGACGCGGCCAAGCCGAGCTCCGGCAACTGGGGCGGCTCGACCACGGCGGTGCTGAAGGGCACGAAGAACCCGATCGCGGCGGCGATGTTCGCGCAGTTCCTCAACAGCGACCCCGAATCGGCGAAGATGTTCGCCACCAAGCAGCTGTTCTTCCCGGCGACCAAGGCCCTGCTCGCCGACCCGTCGTTCGCCGGCGACACCCCGTCGTTCTACGGTGGCCAGAAGGTCAACGAGGTGTTCAGCGCGATCGGCGAGACCGTCTCACCGGAGTTCCAGTGGCCGCCGTTCCTCGACCAGGCCGTGACCGACTGGACCGAGACCGTCGGCAAGTCGCTGGCGGACAAGACCGACACGGTCGCCGCGCTCGACCAGTGGCAGTCGCGGATCACCACGTTCGCCAAGAACCAGGGCTTCACGGTCCAGGGCGGGTGA
- a CDS encoding MBL fold metallo-hydrolase: MNGTITVIDKGAVRLHSYMAPDDSVNVTTQLIETPSRVVVVDAQFVRGYADEVAAYARGLGKPLDRVIITHAHPDHFGGANRFGAPVHALAVVRDQIAALDDGQDPTGAPILTAEVTPAVVIEPGTEVIDGVPFVFEAHTGGEAADELVIKLPEQGVLVAQDLVYHDIHLFLGNNDIAGWRKAIERLAGEAGYDTILVGHGTPAGPEVFGEVSRYLADAEELLGDDGDAYKAAIVDRYPGYGGRFVIDIANRYLFGAGHA, encoded by the coding sequence ATGAACGGCACGATCACCGTCATCGACAAGGGCGCGGTGCGCCTGCACAGCTACATGGCGCCGGACGACAGCGTCAACGTCACCACCCAGCTGATCGAGACCCCGTCGCGGGTCGTCGTCGTCGACGCGCAGTTCGTCCGCGGCTACGCCGACGAGGTCGCGGCCTACGCCCGGGGCCTGGGCAAGCCCCTCGATCGGGTGATCATCACCCACGCCCACCCCGACCACTTCGGCGGCGCCAACCGCTTCGGCGCCCCGGTGCACGCGCTCGCCGTGGTCCGCGACCAGATCGCGGCCCTCGACGACGGCCAGGACCCGACCGGCGCCCCCATCCTGACAGCCGAAGTCACCCCGGCGGTGGTCATCGAACCGGGCACCGAGGTGATCGACGGCGTGCCGTTCGTGTTCGAGGCCCACACCGGCGGCGAGGCGGCCGACGAGCTGGTGATCAAGCTGCCCGAGCAGGGCGTGCTCGTCGCCCAGGACCTGGTGTACCACGACATCCACCTGTTCCTGGGCAACAACGACATCGCGGGCTGGCGGAAGGCGATCGAGCGCCTGGCGGGCGAAGCGGGGTACGACACGATCCTCGTCGGGCACGGCACCCCGGCCGGGCCGGAGGTGTTCGGCGAGGTGAGCCGGTACCTCGCCGACGCGGAGGAGCTGCTGGGCGACGACGGCGACGCGTACAAGGCGGCGATCGTGGACCGCTACCCGGGGTACGGCGGCCGGTTCGTGATCGACATCGCCAACCGGTACCTCTTCGGGGCGGGCCACGCCTGA
- a CDS encoding helix-turn-helix domain-containing protein: MSIPNLGFAPPEAGVPGFEIVGLATLHGRMRRPGELHRVAFHSLTLVTAGTGTRTVDFVTHPCRPGTLLWVRPGQVQRYGDLGTTDGVHLMFTPAFPPSFSGAEHLVSAWYGPVCHQLGTSPEYAVLATLLSQLRAEAARPPGTVSAEILGLQLAALLLHVGRLPDDRPRAGGDVYARFRAELERSYATVRRAEDYAHRLGYTVKTLTRACVAATGQPVKHVIDGRVALEAQRLLAHTDEPVAAVARRLGFSEPTNFGKFFTRRTGSTPGEFRRVHRPSNPSNEPFRYPAEPADA, encoded by the coding sequence ATGTCGATCCCGAACCTCGGCTTCGCCCCGCCGGAGGCCGGCGTCCCCGGCTTCGAGATCGTCGGCCTGGCCACCCTGCACGGCCGGATGCGGCGCCCCGGCGAGCTCCACCGCGTCGCCTTCCACAGCCTCACGCTGGTCACCGCGGGAACCGGCACGCGCACGGTCGACTTCGTGACCCACCCCTGCCGCCCGGGCACGCTGCTGTGGGTCCGGCCGGGCCAGGTCCAGCGCTACGGCGACCTCGGCACCACGGACGGCGTGCACCTGATGTTCACCCCGGCCTTCCCGCCGTCGTTCAGCGGCGCCGAGCACCTGGTCAGCGCGTGGTACGGCCCGGTCTGCCACCAGCTGGGGACGAGCCCGGAGTACGCCGTGCTCGCCACGCTGCTGAGCCAGCTGCGCGCGGAGGCCGCCCGTCCGCCGGGGACGGTGTCGGCGGAGATCCTCGGGCTGCAGCTCGCGGCGCTGCTCCTGCACGTCGGCCGGCTGCCCGACGACCGCCCACGCGCGGGCGGCGACGTCTACGCCCGCTTCCGCGCCGAGCTCGAACGGTCGTACGCGACGGTGCGCCGCGCGGAGGACTACGCCCACCGCCTCGGCTACACGGTGAAGACGCTGACCCGCGCCTGCGTGGCCGCCACCGGCCAGCCGGTCAAGCACGTCATCGACGGCCGCGTGGCGCTGGAAGCCCAGCGCCTGCTGGCCCACACGGACGAGCCGGTCGCGGCCGTCGCGCGCCGGCTCGGGTTCAGCGAGCCGACCAACTTCGGCAAGTTCTTCACACGCCGGACCGGCAGTACGCCGGGGGAATTCCGGCGGGTGCACCGGCCGTCGAATCCGTCGAACGAGCCGTTTCGTTACCCGGCCGAGCCTGCGGACGCTTGA
- a CDS encoding beta-galactosidase, with the protein MAVLPARVLFGAAYYHEYQPYERLKTDLDLMTEARFTVIRVGESVWSTWEPENGRFDLDWLQPVLDGAHERGISVVLGTPTYAVPPWLARQYPEITGERATGQRIGWGARQEVDFTHPAFRFHAERVIHKILARYAEHPAVIGFQVDNEPGLELFHNHGVFQRFVDHLRAKYGDVETLNREWGLVYWSHRLSTWADLWTPDGNAQPQYDVAWREFQARQTTEFIAWQADIVRQYSRPEQFVTTCISYTRPAVEDDELTDSLDIASGNPYYAMQEGLQLPDPTPVGHEQKWKTTGVWSLYQTADWMFSSRQAPFLVTETNAMHIGQTWDNRPAFDGQWRQAAWALVARGARMIEYWHWHTLHFGAETYWGGILPHSGRPGRTYAELARLGEEFELAGAAVAGLEPDADLTMVYSTPSKWLMQKYPALSTPDGEPDAASYHRFFDPFYRGAFDAGRQVRIVHIRQLHDPRGEREGVAPEEAARRHPVLVVPALYLAADSTLDWLAAYARAGGHLVLGPRTGYADHEGRARHESAPGRLVDAAGVRYDEFSNLGADVPLKPVPGSPLELPPGAAATRWVDGLTVLDAQVLAEYDHPHFGRWPAITSRPEGDGRVTYVGTVPDAASGRALAEWLVPLPSHAWPNLPEPVTATTGTAPGGRRVHIVHNWSWNPTTVTAPAPLSDLLDGTNVPTGMALSLGPWDVRVFVERTPTRK; encoded by the coding sequence ATGGCGGTCCTGCCCGCCCGCGTCCTGTTCGGTGCCGCCTACTACCACGAGTACCAGCCGTACGAGCGGCTCAAGACCGACCTCGACCTGATGACCGAGGCCCGGTTCACCGTGATCCGCGTCGGCGAGTCGGTGTGGTCCACGTGGGAGCCGGAGAACGGCCGCTTCGACCTGGACTGGCTGCAGCCGGTCCTCGACGGCGCCCACGAGCGCGGGATTTCCGTGGTCCTCGGGACGCCGACGTACGCGGTGCCGCCGTGGCTGGCCCGGCAGTACCCGGAGATCACCGGCGAACGGGCGACCGGGCAGCGCATCGGCTGGGGTGCCCGCCAGGAGGTCGACTTCACGCACCCGGCGTTCCGGTTCCACGCCGAGCGCGTGATCCACAAGATCCTCGCCCGCTACGCGGAACACCCGGCCGTGATCGGGTTCCAGGTGGACAACGAGCCGGGGCTGGAGCTGTTCCACAACCACGGCGTCTTCCAGCGGTTCGTCGACCACCTGCGGGCGAAGTACGGCGACGTCGAGACGCTCAACCGCGAGTGGGGCCTGGTCTACTGGTCGCACCGGCTCTCGACGTGGGCCGACCTGTGGACCCCGGACGGCAACGCCCAGCCGCAGTACGACGTCGCCTGGCGGGAGTTCCAGGCCCGCCAGACCACCGAGTTCATCGCCTGGCAGGCGGATATCGTCCGCCAGTACTCGCGGCCGGAGCAGTTCGTCACCACGTGCATCTCCTACACGCGGCCGGCGGTCGAGGACGACGAGCTCACCGACAGCCTCGACATCGCCTCGGGCAACCCGTACTACGCGATGCAGGAGGGTCTGCAGCTGCCGGACCCGACCCCGGTCGGCCACGAGCAGAAGTGGAAGACCACCGGTGTCTGGTCGCTGTACCAGACCGCCGACTGGATGTTCTCTTCGCGCCAGGCGCCGTTCCTGGTCACCGAGACCAACGCCATGCACATCGGCCAGACCTGGGACAACCGGCCCGCGTTCGACGGCCAGTGGCGCCAGGCCGCCTGGGCGCTCGTCGCGCGCGGGGCCCGGATGATCGAGTACTGGCACTGGCACACGCTGCACTTCGGCGCCGAGACCTACTGGGGCGGGATCCTGCCGCACAGCGGACGGCCCGGCCGCACCTACGCCGAGCTCGCCCGCCTCGGCGAGGAGTTCGAGCTCGCCGGTGCCGCGGTCGCCGGGCTCGAGCCGGACGCGGACCTCACGATGGTGTACTCGACGCCGAGCAAGTGGCTCATGCAGAAGTACCCGGCACTGTCCACACCGGACGGCGAGCCGGACGCGGCGTCGTACCACCGGTTCTTCGACCCGTTCTACCGCGGCGCCTTCGACGCGGGCCGCCAGGTCCGGATCGTCCACATCCGGCAGCTGCACGACCCCCGCGGGGAACGCGAAGGCGTGGCACCGGAAGAAGCCGCCCGGCGGCACCCGGTCCTGGTCGTCCCCGCGCTGTACCTGGCCGCGGACAGCACGCTGGACTGGCTGGCCGCCTACGCCCGCGCGGGCGGCCACCTGGTCCTCGGCCCGCGCACCGGCTACGCCGACCACGAGGGGCGGGCGCGGCACGAATCGGCGCCCGGACGGCTCGTCGACGCCGCCGGCGTCCGGTACGACGAGTTCAGCAACCTCGGCGCCGACGTCCCGCTCAAGCCGGTGCCGGGCAGCCCACTGGAGCTGCCGCCGGGTGCGGCGGCGACGCGCTGGGTCGACGGCCTGACAGTGCTCGACGCGCAGGTGCTCGCCGAGTACGACCACCCGCACTTCGGCCGCTGGCCCGCGATCACCTCGCGGCCGGAGGGGGACGGGCGGGTGACGTACGTCGGCACGGTCCCGGACGCCGCGTCCGGCCGGGCTTTGGCCGAGTGGCTGGTGCCGCTGCCGTCGCACGCGTGGCCGAACCTGCCGGAGCCCGTGACCGCGACCACCGGGACCGCGCCCGGCGGCCGCCGGGTGCACATCGTCCACAACTGGAGCTGGAACCCCACCACCGTGACCGCGCCCGCGCCGCTGTCCGATCTGCTCGACGGCACGAACGTGCCGACGGGGATGGCCCTGAGCCTCGGCCCGTGGGACGTCCGCGTCTTCGTCGAACGAACCCCTACAAGGAAGTAG
- a CDS encoding carbohydrate ABC transporter permease codes for MKHRSAGPWFVAPFLILFALFFITPLAYAAYLSFFQHKLIGGTVFVGLDNYVKAVTDPQFLRGVLRVATFFVIQVPVMLLLALLFALALDSGLMRLSKVVRLGVFVPYAVPSVVATLMWGYLYGQDYGPFAQLSSFFGLPVPKFLSDSWMLGSLANVVTWEFVGYNMIILYAALRTIPGELYEAAEVDGAGAWRTAWSIKLPALRPALLLTLLFSVIGSFQLFNEPKLLKTIAPNVIDSGYTANLYAYSLAFTGQQVNYAATVSFLLGLVIVVISYTILITANRRSRRAAA; via the coding sequence GTGAAGCACCGTTCCGCCGGGCCGTGGTTCGTGGCCCCGTTCCTGATCCTGTTCGCGCTGTTCTTCATCACCCCGCTGGCGTATGCCGCCTACCTCAGTTTCTTCCAGCACAAGCTGATCGGCGGCACGGTCTTCGTCGGCCTGGACAACTACGTCAAGGCCGTCACCGATCCCCAGTTCCTCCGGGGCGTGCTGCGGGTGGCGACGTTCTTCGTCATCCAGGTGCCGGTGATGCTGCTGCTGGCGCTGCTGTTCGCGCTCGCGCTCGACAGCGGCCTGATGCGGCTGTCGAAGGTGGTCCGCCTGGGCGTCTTCGTCCCGTACGCGGTGCCCAGCGTCGTCGCGACGCTGATGTGGGGCTACCTCTACGGCCAGGACTACGGGCCGTTCGCCCAGCTGAGCTCGTTCTTCGGGCTGCCGGTGCCGAAGTTCCTCAGCGACAGCTGGATGCTCGGCAGCCTCGCGAACGTCGTCACGTGGGAGTTCGTCGGCTACAACATGATCATCCTCTACGCCGCGCTGCGGACCATTCCGGGCGAGCTCTACGAAGCGGCCGAAGTGGACGGTGCCGGCGCCTGGCGCACGGCCTGGTCGATCAAGCTCCCGGCGCTGCGCCCGGCACTGCTGCTGACCCTGCTGTTCTCCGTGATCGGCAGCTTCCAGCTGTTCAACGAACCCAAGCTGCTCAAGACGATCGCGCCCAACGTCATCGACAGCGGGTACACGGCCAACCTGTACGCGTACTCGCTCGCCTTCACCGGCCAGCAGGTCAACTACGCGGCCACCGTGTCGTTCCTGCTGGGCCTGGTCATCGTCGTCATCTCGTACACGATCCTGATCACCGCCAACCGCCGGAGCCGGAGGGCCGCCGCATGA
- a CDS encoding LacI family DNA-binding transcriptional regulator — MTRSGRGGNSSAPSSKDVALAAGVSQKTVSRVFNNEQYVSADVRQRVLAAAEEIGYRPNNAARALASGRTRSIGVVTLGTGLYGPASLLVGIERAVQNAGYALRVVSTLEGDPSGVAGAVESLLEQGVDGIVISEPIDEGPLALQVDVPVLVFGAPPSFTAPRLITAGVISEELARIATDHLLDLGHETVHHIAGPRRWYAARDRAEGWRKALRARGAVEPPVVDGDWSASSGYAAGRVLAAGDVTAVFAANDDMAIGLIRALLEAGRRVPEDVSVVGFDDTPISAYVTPPLTTVRQPFDPMATAGLRLLVHAIEQPQAADLEPETPPLELVVRASTARFAVHPG; from the coding sequence ATGACGCGATCGGGCCGGGGTGGGAATTCGTCCGCACCCAGCAGCAAGGACGTGGCCCTGGCCGCCGGCGTCTCGCAGAAGACCGTCTCCCGGGTCTTCAACAACGAGCAGTACGTCTCGGCCGACGTCCGGCAGCGGGTGCTGGCCGCCGCCGAAGAGATCGGCTACCGGCCCAACAACGCCGCCCGGGCGCTCGCGTCCGGCCGGACCCGCTCGATCGGGGTCGTCACGCTGGGCACCGGGCTCTACGGGCCCGCGTCCCTGCTCGTCGGCATCGAACGGGCCGTGCAGAACGCCGGCTACGCGCTGCGCGTGGTCAGCACCCTGGAGGGTGACCCCTCCGGCGTCGCCGGCGCCGTCGAGTCGCTGCTCGAGCAGGGCGTCGACGGCATCGTCATCTCCGAACCCATCGACGAGGGCCCGCTGGCCCTGCAGGTGGACGTCCCGGTCCTGGTCTTCGGCGCCCCGCCGTCGTTCACCGCCCCCCGGCTGATCACCGCGGGCGTGATCTCGGAAGAGCTCGCCCGGATCGCCACGGACCACCTGCTCGACCTCGGGCACGAGACCGTCCACCACATCGCGGGCCCGCGGCGGTGGTACGCGGCCCGCGACCGGGCCGAGGGCTGGCGCAAGGCGCTGCGGGCCCGCGGCGCGGTGGAGCCGCCGGTCGTCGACGGCGACTGGTCGGCATCGTCCGGGTACGCCGCCGGGCGGGTGCTGGCCGCCGGCGACGTCACCGCCGTGTTCGCGGCCAACGACGACATGGCCATCGGGCTGATCCGCGCGCTGCTCGAAGCGGGCAGGCGGGTCCCCGAGGACGTGAGCGTCGTCGGCTTCGACGACACGCCCATCTCCGCCTACGTCACGCCGCCGCTGACCACCGTGCGGCAGCCGTTCGACCCGATGGCGACCGCGGGCCTGCGTCTGCTCGTGCACGCCATCGAACAGCCGCAGGCCGCCGACCTCGAACCCGAGACACCACCGCTCGAGCTCGTCGTCCGCGCTTCGACCGCCCGCTTCGCCGTCCACCCGGGCTGA
- a CDS encoding carbohydrate ABC transporter permease, whose protein sequence is MTRRRSVPLTVAMLAALAYFLLPLCWLVIASTKSTQDLFTTFGLWFSKAPQLFTNIGDTLSHQDGVFVRWLLNTIGYAVVSALGAALLAAAAGYGFAKYRFRGHGAGFNLVLGAVMVPATALAIPTYLLFSQVGLVNTPWAVILPSLVNPFGLYLMRIYAQDAVPDSVIEAARIDGAGEARIFFRIGLRMLAPGLVTVVLFTLVATWNNYFLPLIMLNDQNLYPVTLGLALWADQAQNGGAGTSGEMLPLVLTGSLLSILPLVVAFLFLQRYWQSGLAAGAVKQ, encoded by the coding sequence ATGACCCGCCGTCGCAGCGTTCCGCTGACCGTCGCCATGCTCGCCGCGCTGGCCTACTTCCTGCTGCCGCTGTGCTGGCTGGTCATCGCCTCGACCAAGAGCACCCAGGACCTGTTCACGACGTTCGGGCTGTGGTTCTCGAAGGCGCCACAGCTGTTCACCAACATCGGCGACACGCTGTCGCACCAGGACGGGGTCTTCGTGCGCTGGCTGCTGAACACGATCGGCTACGCCGTCGTCAGCGCGCTCGGCGCCGCCCTGCTCGCCGCGGCCGCCGGGTACGGGTTCGCGAAGTACCGCTTCCGCGGCCACGGCGCCGGCTTCAACCTCGTGCTCGGCGCCGTCATGGTGCCCGCGACGGCCCTGGCCATCCCGACCTACCTGCTGTTCTCCCAGGTCGGCCTGGTCAACACGCCGTGGGCGGTGATCCTGCCGTCGCTGGTCAACCCGTTCGGGCTCTACCTGATGCGGATCTACGCCCAGGACGCCGTCCCGGACAGCGTCATCGAGGCCGCCCGGATCGACGGGGCGGGCGAGGCCCGGATCTTCTTCCGGATCGGGCTGCGGATGCTGGCGCCGGGCCTGGTCACCGTCGTGCTCTTCACGCTGGTGGCCACCTGGAACAACTACTTCCTGCCGCTGATCATGCTCAACGACCAGAACCTGTACCCGGTCACCCTCGGCCTCGCGCTCTGGGCGGACCAGGCCCAGAACGGCGGCGCCGGCACGAGCGGCGAGATGCTGCCGCTGGTGCTGACCGGTTCCCTGCTCTCGATCCTGCCCCTCGTCGTGGCTTTCCTGTTCCTGCAGCGGTACTGGCAGAGCGGGCTCGCCGCCGGCGCCGTCAAGCAGTGA